The genomic DNA TGACACTCCGGACAGCTTGAAAATCCATAGGCGTATATGGACCCCGGTGGAGGAACACGCTCTCTTAGCTCTGCGTCTGAAAGCGAAGCCCATTTATCAGCCTCGCTAATGATTGCATCGAATATCTTGCGAGCCCATGTGTAGCGCTCAATATTTGTTTTTGCCCGCTCAACATCCGACGCTGTAATATATAAATAAGGATGAACTCCTTCCGAAGCCATGCTTATCTCGGCACTTTTTGAACCAAGCACTGCTGCCAATAAAAAGCCTAAAATAAATCTTACAGAAAAACAGCTCATTTTATAATTTCAAAATGAAAAAACGGATTCCACCCAAGGGTAGTATTCTATGGGCTGGGGTTTAATCCTGCTGATATCAAAAATAATAAGCTAAAATACTTAAAGCACGCTGGCTTGCATGGAAACCAGCGTGTATTTTTCGCAAAGAGGAAGCAGGGAGGCTATTACATTATTTCACTGAGGGCATCCCATACACTTGCCATGCTGTAATACAAACCATCAGGCGGGTCAGGCATTTCGTAAAGAATGTCTAATACTTCTGGTGGCGCATGGCGGTCCTCGGCATAATCAATAAGTTCCTGCTTCGTAGCAGGAAAGTCGAGTCCCTCAAGGTATTCCGCAACAGCAGCAATAGAAACCATAGCGGCACCTCCTTCGAAGGAATTATTCTCAGACTCTACTTTCCCGCCGATGAACAATCTCAAACAAAACATTTAGATTCGGTTTTAACTAAAACACTATTATCTCGTTTATGCCTCTCATTAAAGCTTACTGTCCTGATTCTTCCTCTACTCGTGCACCCTGGTCTATAGTTAGCATATATGCCTTGCCGCCTGCTCTTTCTAGTGCCTCGGCTGCTTCACATTCATGACCAGGAGCATATACAAACATGCACCCCCCGCCGCCTGAGCCGTTTATTTTTCCACCAAGAACCCCAGCTTCTAATGCCGCTTGAAGCATGCAGTCTATCTTAGGCGTTGAAACACGAATGCCATCCCTCAATTGTTCGTGATGCCTTGTTAGCAGTTCGCCCAGCTTCCTTGGTTCAAATTTTCCTTGCAATAGCCTAATCGCCTCAATTGTTATGTCTCGATTGATTAAGTTCGCTTTTACTTTAAGTGCCGAAGCTTCAGGGAGAAAACCAATTAAGCTTTCAACCTCGCTCAACGGAGTCTTGTGGAGGTCGAAATTTGGATGCAATTCTTTCAGTTTGGCGATTCCATCTACCACATCAGTTTTTGAACCAGCCAAGACCCCAAGCGTTTCCTTCTTTTGAAGTGAATCTGCCAACACAAAACCGCTCAACTCCACTGGCAAGCGCTCCGCACGAAATGGCGGCTGGCAGTCAACATAAATGACTCCCCCCAAAGCGGCGGCAAAGTGGTCCATCATGCCGCCAGGCTCACCAAATTCGAGG from Armatimonadota bacterium includes the following:
- a CDS encoding DUF2795 domain-containing protein; the encoded protein is MVSIAAVAEYLEGLDFPATKQELIDYAEDRHAPPEVLDILYEMPDPPDGLYYSMASVWDALSEIM
- a CDS encoding GHMP kinase, with protein sequence MERLKVSAPGRICLFGEHQDFLGLPVIAAAINLRIWIEGRARNDLTLTIDMPDIGQHDCIELSGEIIYKHKRDYLRSCVNVLRRKGWSLKRGYDCKIYGTIPINAGVSSSSALVIAWLKFLIEAAGLGNQFSPEDLARLGHQAEVLEFGEPGGMMDHFAAALGGVIYVDCQPPFRAERLPVELSGFVLADSLQKKETLGVLAGSKTDVVDGIAKLKELHPNFDLHKTPLSEVESLIGFLPEASALKVKANLINRDITIEAIRLLQGKFEPRKLGELLTRHHEQLRDGIRVSTPKIDCMLQAALEAGVLGGKINGSGGGGCMFVYAPGHECEAAEALERAGGKAYMLTIDQGARVEEESGQ